Proteins encoded together in one Montipora capricornis isolate CH-2021 unplaced genomic scaffold, ASM3666992v2 scaffold_475, whole genome shotgun sequence window:
- the LOC138036284 gene encoding uncharacterized protein — protein MKRLSSSFLPERELELIERNLNFNKEENRWVAEYPWIKDPQNLPDNRKVAFAKLITTEKRLRRNTEHAKVYDNQIKDMVTRGVARKLSKKELTLYKGPVHYIGHHEVLKPDSKSTPVRIVFNSSANYMGHILNEYWAKGPDLLNNLLGVLIRFRENKVAFIGDIKKMYHTVKMTELDQHTHRFLWRDMDSTREPDTYIMLRVSFGDKPSATIATVALRKTAEMSREKYPEAADIIQRNTYMDDIIESTDDRKQAIKLTQDIEKAIIKGGFEVKEWMFSSDTDRQEKTNIPIEEQTEKILGVKWSQSEDQLCFEVKVNLTTKRIHTSRSTSDIVPTQDPQQLTKRIILSQINSVYDPLGLAGPFTVRAKILLRRLWGTEPKLDWDDPIPEENQQNWSIFFNDLKDMNQIRFTRCLKPMDAIGDPILVVFSDASKDAYAACAYVRWQRKNNQFESNLILSKNRLAPIKKMSIDRIELCGAVLNKRLKVFIEKECRYRFEKIYHIVDSQIVHAMIQKSSYGFNTFAATRIGEIQEGTNPENWYWVESKYNIADCLTRGRKPDDIGLESTWQKGPDFLKQTEDKWPITRDYLEPKLSEVIRTTMVTKIEGPHDTLALRIDIAKYSSYGKLLRVTARILKFYSKFPKPSFKSATQELTPEDIKKSEIFWIKEIQQNMRNDIENGKYNRLCPITRKDGIYVVSSRTAKLQTNYGDNEVILLPYDHPFSHLYVAQTHARGHHGILTTASKVRTKYWIPKLLKLVKSIKFRCVICKKLAKKTSQQVMGQLPEDRLKPAPPWYSTGIDLFGPFKIRDEVKKRTFSKAYGVIFNCLGTRAVYLDLAADYSTDKFLMVLRRFVSLNGYPSKLLSDNGTQLIAASKELTAITKTWDWKKIKEYGVMKGLQWIFTPADAPWQNGVTEALIRSVKRAIEFSVGENALTFSELQTVLFEIANLLNERPIGRHPTSPEDGAYLCPNDLLLGRATSRIPNGPFDYNANDQKRFTFVQTIVHTFWKKWNSNYFPSLILRQKWHTSHRNLKIGDVVMIQDSNLVRGNWKLGKVSNVYPGADGKVRRVDVQYKNLTVNEPMKQYQGKGYVTVQRPVQRLVLLIPIDENKMNF, from the coding sequence ATGAAACGTTTAtcttcttccttccttccagagCGAGAGCTGGAACTAATCGAACGAAATCTAAACTTTAACAAAGAGGAAAATCGCTGGGTCGCTGAGTATCCCTGGATCAAGGATCCTCAGAATCTTCCTGACAACCGGAAGGTCGCTTTCGCGAAACTGATAACGACCGAGAAACGTCTAAGAAGGAACACCGAACACGCAAAAGTGTATGACAACCAGATAAAAGACATGGTAACTAGAGGAGTTGCAAGGAAACTCTCCAAAAAGGAACTAACACTCTACAAAGGACCGGTGCATTATATCGGACATCATGAAGTTCTCAAGCCTGATTCCAAATCTACCCCAGTGCGCATAGTGTTCAATAGCAGCGCCAATTACATGGGTCATATCTTGAATGAGTATTGGGCTAAAGGTCCTGACCTACTCAATAACTTATTGGGAGTCCTTATACGTTTCCGAGAGAATAAAGTAGCCTTCATTGGTGATATTAAAAAGATGTACCACACTGTGAAGATGACAGAGTTAGATCAGCACACCCACCGATTTCTGTGGAGGGATATGGATAGTACAAGAGAACCCGACACATACATAATGCTCAGAGTTTCATTCGGTGACAAGCCGTCAGCTACAATTGCAACCGTTGCTCTGAGAAAAACCGCAGAGATGTCAAGAGAGAAATACCCAGAAGCAGCAGATATAATACAAAGAAATACGTACATGGACGACATAATCGAAAGTACGGACGATCGCAAACAAGCTATTAAACTGACTCAAGATATCGAGAAGGCTATTATTAAAGGAGGATTTGAAGTCAAAGAGTGGATGTTCTCAAGCGATACTGacagacaagaaaaaacaaatatacCGATCGaggaacaaacagaaaagatacttggagtTAAATGGAGTCAATCAGAAGATCAACTGTGTTTCGAAGTCAAGGTTAACCTTACTACCAAGCGAATACATACTTCAAGGTCTACGAGCGATATCGTCCCCACCCAAGATCCCCAACAGCTCACAAAGCGTATAATCTTGTCACAGATCAACAGCGTGTATGATCCCCTAGGGTTGGCAGGACCATTTACAGTAAGGGCCAAAATTCTTTTACGCCGTTTGTGGGGAACTGAACCGAAACTTGACTGGGACGACCCTATACCCGAGGAAAACCAACAGAATTGGTCTATTTTCTTCAACGATTTGAAAGACATGAATCAAATCAGATTTACGAGATGCCTTAAACCAATGGATGCTATTGGCGACCCCATTCTCGTTGTGTTTAGTGACGCATCCAAAGACGCATACGCTGCATGTGCATATGTACGGTGGCAAAGAAAGAATAACCAATTTGAGAGCAATTTAATACTGTCCAAAAATCGTCTTGCACCAATAAAAAAGATGTCCATTGACCGTATAGAACTGTGTGGAGCGGTACTGAACAAACGCCTAAAAGTGTTCATAGAAAAGGAATGTAGATATCGCTTTGAAAAGATCTACCACATCGTAGATTCTCAGATTGTACATGCCATGATACAGAAAAGCTCATACGGGTTCAACACGTTCGCCGCCACTAGAATAGGTGAAATACAGGAAGGAACAAACCCTGAAAACTGGTATTGGGTAGAGAGTAAATATAACATAGCTGACTGTTTGACAAGAGGCAGGAAGCCCGATGACATTGGACTTGAAAGCACATGGCAAAAGGGTCCCGATTTTCTTAAACAAACAGAAGACAAGTGGCCAATCACTCGTGATTACTTGGAGCCAAAACTATCCGAAGTAATCCGGACTACAATGGTAACGAAGATAGAAGGACCTCATGACACCCTAGCGTTACGAATTGACATCGCCAAATATTCGAGTTACGGCAAACTACTACGTGTCACtgcaagaattttgaaattttacagcAAATTTCCCAAACCGTCATTTAAAAGCGCAACGCAAGAACTGACACCTGAAGATATTAAAAAGTCAGAGATTTTCTGGATCAAAGAGATTCAGCAGAACATGAGAAATGATATTGAAAATGGCAAGTACAACCGTTTGTGTCCTATCACACGCAAAGACGGCATCTATGTAGTAAGCAGTCGTACTGCAAAGTTACAAACAAATTACGGTGACAACGAAGTTATATTACTACCATATGATCATCCGTTCTCACATCTCTATGTAGCACAAACTCATGCAAGAGGACATCATGGCATTCTAACTACTGCCAGCAAAGTGCGCACCAAATACTGGATACCCAAACTCCTTAAGTTGGTAAAATCGATTAAGTTCAGATGCGTTATCTGCAAAAAACTTGCTAAGAAAACAAGTCAGCAAGTGATGGGCCAATTACCTGAAGACAGATTGAAGCCAGCACCGCCATGGTACAGTACAGGAATTGATCTTTTTGGTCCCTTTAAAATTCGGGACGAGGTAAAGAAGAGAACGTTCTCTAAAGCTTATGGAGTAATATTTAATTGTCTCGGAACAAGAGCTGTTTATCTGGATCTGGCAGCAGATTATAGTACAGACAAATTTCTGATGGTACTCAGAAGATTTGTGTCCCTAAACGGATATCCATCCAAGCTATTGTCTGACAACGGTACTCAACTAATTGCAGCAAGTAAGGAACTAACCGCTATAACAAAAACATGGGATTGGAAGAAAATTAAGGAATATGGCGTCATGAAAGGATTGCAATGGATCTTCACCCCAGCAGATGCCCCATGGCAAAATGGAGTAACTGAAGCTCTTATAAGATCGGTCAAGCGAGCAATTGAATTCTCGGTTGGTGAAAATGCTTTAACCTTCTCTGAATTGCAAACAGTTTTATTCGAGATTGCCAACTTGCTGAATGAAAGACCAATAGGGCGACACCCAACATCCCCTGAGGACGGAGCATATTTATGCCCAAATGACTTACTGTTAGGCAGAGCCACAAGCAGGATACCAAATGGCCCATTTGATTACAACGCCAACGACCAAAAACGTTTCACGTTCGTCCAGACAATTGTTCATACATTCTGGAAAAAATGGAACTCGAACTACTTCCCAAGCTTGATATTAAGGCAAAAATGGCACACATCTCACCGAAATTTGAAAATCGGAGACGTAGTTATGATACAAGATTCCAACTTAGTGAGAGGAAACTGGAAGCTTGGAAAAGTGTCAAATGTTTACCCAGGTGCAGATGGGAAAGTGCGAAGAGTAGACGTGCAATACAAGAATCTCACCGTAAACGAACCTATGAAGCAATACCAAGGCAAAGGATATGTCACTGTTCAACGTCCTGTACAGAGACTTGTATTACTTATACCGATtgatgaaaacaaaatgaacttctAA